In a genomic window of Chryseobacterium sp. G0162:
- a CDS encoding G-protein coupled receptor, with product METFIYYVEKIYNTIKANGIYIFLSVFFVFLLFVVSDVSNDFIYALSDAGNLPNVFYIVLAFILLTISLWVIPGAFLKTFLGSKTEPKVVEFYYRGFEKIYNGRRNKKRNQVPVKYIAIAPWIIYNTTLVVCLAKSLVELIKKEERKEWMDKDLTYIALFVLILFLSFTVLAVLNQKSSKLYRLFIANRNHKKVLNAFLMFFVIFLVFPLIVFIFKDVQLELSTEISYCYFLIALIIYNFLCILMTFLFLIYKEKERADTKSRYEFSRKIHRAVLILSGLFLLIFCVLSLYSKLIWISPTVILIIVSAVLVLVFELLYTTPRIIITISYSRKKPTAKYDWQEYIFFGSLVLLALYFLLLQDKKIYMIKRSNQDVSQFEKKANTLIDNRDTLEDRFYEWLRHNHHIDDPNNNEPIDVFLISGQGGGSTAGTWLLSGLLNADATNPQFYKNIFSISTVSGSSNGANFYLAIKTNNVLSEDIDASFMKEERDNIVRKIYNRNYFSSNFLGLMFSDFTINPLISISSKKVDRNYILQKEEANAMVEAAELVHAKNLDSVRSYFDQDYFNLWYPKNKMSSSKPLNPLLFLNTTLMNTGEKAIFSPVKFCNQGIRAKDIAEEFAKTKEGNSSYIPISAAVAQSQAFPILSTYNLVPGIGNLGDGGFYENTGTSTTLAVYKKLKRYYKKDLADLYPNRQIRFILMCFISEDEGELKKKKNIEPAKENTFNIFGKSMIYYTISQTYKTPFKGHAEDALKALEEEVNMSKQEEGSIDEYLPLKNSEKFATTRLISTKTINEMLQYGRKDKGAGVIIGNLKRIEASRNDYFAKNKEASDSRRIAQAKTNNILTSNILAQQKNITRELDENAVRYNRFLDSISTAVHKNIFVNTDKKVSTVYLNYTKNVDEKFVNDISNYIRNKVSATVSEGRKNNTYVFTVPGYQKVSFSGENTIRYFNIGDKDLAESLQKELSKKGVYFGVKPAGSEKISTVAPKGRLDILINDLKNYEKR from the coding sequence ATGGAAACCTTTATCTACTATGTGGAAAAGATTTATAATACCATTAAAGCGAATGGGATTTATATCTTTTTGTCTGTTTTCTTTGTTTTTTTACTATTCGTAGTTTCAGATGTAAGTAATGATTTTATTTATGCTTTGAGTGATGCTGGAAATCTACCTAATGTTTTTTATATTGTGTTAGCATTTATATTGCTTACTATTTCCTTATGGGTGATTCCTGGAGCATTTTTAAAAACATTTTTAGGTTCTAAAACAGAACCTAAGGTCGTAGAATTTTATTATCGTGGTTTCGAAAAGATTTATAACGGCCGGAGAAACAAAAAACGCAACCAGGTTCCGGTAAAGTATATAGCGATAGCTCCCTGGATTATTTACAACACTACATTAGTGGTGTGTTTGGCAAAATCTTTAGTTGAGTTGATAAAGAAAGAGGAACGTAAAGAGTGGATGGATAAAGACTTAACATATATTGCCTTATTTGTACTTATATTGTTTTTATCCTTTACTGTTTTAGCTGTATTAAATCAAAAGTCAAGTAAGCTATATCGTCTTTTTATAGCCAATAGAAATCACAAAAAGGTATTGAATGCATTTTTGATGTTTTTTGTTATTTTTCTTGTATTTCCGTTAATAGTTTTCATTTTTAAAGATGTACAATTGGAATTAAGTACAGAAATATCCTATTGCTACTTTTTGATTGCTCTGATCATCTACAATTTCTTATGCATTTTGATGACATTTTTATTTTTGATTTATAAGGAAAAAGAGAGAGCAGATACAAAATCCAGATATGAATTCAGTAGAAAAATTCATCGAGCAGTACTGATTTTGAGTGGACTTTTTTTATTAATTTTCTGTGTGCTGAGTTTATATTCCAAGCTGATATGGATATCTCCTACAGTGATATTAATTATTGTTTCTGCTGTTTTGGTATTGGTCTTTGAATTATTATATACAACTCCAAGAATTATTATTACGATCAGCTATAGCAGAAAGAAACCAACAGCTAAATATGATTGGCAGGAGTACATTTTTTTTGGAAGTTTGGTTCTGCTTGCTCTCTATTTTTTACTTCTTCAGGATAAAAAAATCTACATGATAAAAAGATCAAATCAAGATGTATCTCAATTTGAAAAAAAGGCAAATACATTAATTGATAATAGAGATACCTTAGAAGACAGATTTTATGAATGGCTACGTCATAATCATCATATTGATGATCCAAATAATAATGAACCTATTGATGTGTTTCTTATTTCCGGGCAAGGAGGTGGCTCTACAGCTGGAACATGGCTGCTTTCGGGACTACTTAATGCGGATGCTACCAATCCTCAGTTTTATAAAAATATTTTTAGTATTTCCACTGTTTCAGGATCATCGAATGGAGCCAATTTTTACCTTGCCATTAAAACTAATAATGTTTTGTCTGAAGATATCGACGCCAGTTTTATGAAGGAAGAACGGGATAATATAGTACGTAAAATTTATAACAGGAATTATTTTAGCAGCAATTTTTTAGGGTTGATGTTTTCTGATTTCACGATTAATCCTCTTATTTCCATTTCCAGTAAAAAGGTTGATCGAAATTATATCCTGCAAAAGGAAGAAGCCAATGCGATGGTGGAAGCTGCTGAATTAGTACATGCAAAGAATTTGGATTCTGTTAGATCTTATTTTGATCAGGATTATTTCAATTTGTGGTATCCTAAAAATAAGATGAGTTCATCAAAACCTTTAAATCCTTTACTTTTTCTTAATACAACATTAATGAATACAGGCGAGAAAGCTATTTTTTCTCCTGTTAAGTTTTGTAATCAAGGGATTCGCGCAAAAGATATTGCTGAAGAATTTGCCAAAACAAAAGAAGGTAATAGTAGTTATATTCCCATTTCTGCTGCCGTTGCTCAAAGTCAGGCATTTCCAATATTAAGTACCTATAATTTGGTGCCCGGAATAGGAAATCTTGGTGATGGTGGGTTTTATGAAAACACAGGAACATCTACTACACTGGCTGTTTATAAAAAGCTCAAAAGGTATTATAAAAAAGACCTTGCAGATCTATATCCCAATAGACAAATCCGGTTCATACTTATGTGTTTCATTTCAGAAGATGAGGGAGAATTAAAAAAGAAAAAAAATATAGAACCTGCTAAAGAAAATACCTTTAATATTTTTGGTAAATCTATGATCTATTATACGATAAGCCAAACGTATAAAACTCCTTTTAAAGGACATGCTGAAGATGCATTGAAAGCATTAGAAGAAGAAGTGAATATGTCAAAGCAAGAAGAAGGAAGTATTGATGAATATTTACCCCTCAAAAATTCTGAGAAATTTGCTACCACAAGGTTAATTAGTACAAAAACAATTAACGAAATGCTTCAGTATGGAAGAAAAGATAAGGGTGCGGGAGTTATTATTGGTAATTTAAAAAGAATAGAAGCTAGTCGGAATGATTATTTCGCAAAGAATAAAGAAGCTTCGGATAGCAGAAGGATAGCACAAGCTAAAACTAATAATATCTTGACCTCTAATATTCTGGCACAACAAAAAAATATAACGCGCGAATTGGACGAGAATGCTGTAAGATATAACAGGTTTTTGGATAGTATCTCCACTGCAGTACATAAAAATATTTTTGTGAATACTGATAAAAAGGTTTCTACAGTCTACCTTAATTATACTAAAAATGTTGATGAAAAGTTTGTTAATGATATCAGTAATTATATCCGCAATAAAGTAAGTGCCACAGTTTCTGAAGGAAGAAAAAACAACACCTATGTGTTTACGGTGCCAGGATATCAGAAAGTCTCTTTCTCAGGAGAAAATACGATACGGTATTTCAATATAGGAGATAAGGATTTGGCGGAAAGTCTTCAGAAAGAACTTTCTAAAAAAGGGGTTTATTTTGGGGTAAAGCCTGCTGGCTCTGAAAAAATATCAACTGTTGCTCCAAAAGGACGATTGGACATTTTAATCAATGATTTAAAAAATTATGAAAAAAGATAG
- a CDS encoding glutamine--tRNA ligase/YqeY domain fusion protein, protein MEEEKKSLNFIEQIIEDDLANGLNKDQIRFRFPPEPNGYLHVGHTKAICINFGLGEKYNAPVNLRFDDTNPEKEEQEFVDSIMKDVEWLGFKWDKVLYASDYFQQLYDWAVQLIKDGKAYVDEQPSEVITEQRKNPSEPGIESPYRNRPVEESLDLFERMKNGEFESGSMSLRAKIDMVSPNMNMRDPVMYRILNKPHHRTGTAWKIYPMYDWAHGESDYIEQISHSLCSLEFENHRPLYNWYLDQVYEEGKVKNKQREFARMNVSYMITSKRKLQRLVAEGVVTGWDDPRMPTISGMRRKGFTPTSIRNFIDKVGVAKRENLIEIQLLDFCVREDLNKVAKRVMTVVDPVKLVIENYPEDKEEWVETENNPEQENAGTREIPFSRELYIEREDFKEEANNKFFRLKLGGEVRLKSAYIIKAERVEKDENGEITTIYATYDEKSKSGSGTEESLRKVKGTLHWVSAKHAIPVEIRIYNQLFTVEQPDAEKDVDFLNFINPESVATIQGFAEPSLKDVAVGEPLQFQRIGYFTKDQDSTDDALVFNRTVTLKDSFKP, encoded by the coding sequence ATGGAAGAAGAAAAAAAATCACTCAATTTTATTGAGCAAATTATTGAAGATGATCTGGCAAACGGTTTGAACAAGGATCAAATCCGTTTCCGTTTTCCACCTGAACCTAATGGTTACCTGCATGTAGGGCATACAAAAGCCATCTGCATCAACTTTGGGCTGGGTGAAAAATACAATGCTCCCGTAAACCTTCGTTTCGACGATACGAATCCTGAAAAAGAAGAACAGGAATTCGTAGATTCTATCATGAAAGACGTTGAATGGTTAGGTTTCAAATGGGATAAAGTTTTGTACGCATCCGATTACTTCCAGCAGCTTTACGATTGGGCAGTACAATTAATTAAAGATGGAAAAGCTTATGTAGATGAGCAACCCTCTGAAGTGATTACCGAGCAAAGAAAAAACCCTTCAGAACCAGGAATTGAATCTCCATATAGAAACCGTCCTGTTGAAGAGTCTTTAGATTTATTCGAAAGAATGAAAAACGGAGAATTCGAAAGCGGTTCAATGTCTCTTCGTGCAAAAATCGATATGGTTTCGCCAAACATGAATATGCGTGACCCTGTTATGTATAGAATTTTAAATAAGCCTCACCATAGAACGGGTACGGCTTGGAAAATCTATCCAATGTACGATTGGGCTCATGGTGAATCCGATTATATAGAGCAAATTTCGCATTCGCTTTGTTCTTTGGAGTTTGAAAATCACAGACCGTTGTACAACTGGTATTTGGATCAGGTTTATGAAGAAGGTAAGGTTAAGAACAAGCAAAGAGAATTTGCAAGAATGAATGTTTCTTACATGATTACTTCTAAAAGAAAACTACAAAGATTAGTAGCTGAAGGAGTAGTGACAGGATGGGATGATCCAAGAATGCCTACCATTTCAGGAATGAGAAGAAAAGGTTTCACACCCACTTCTATTAGAAATTTTATTGATAAAGTAGGGGTGGCAAAAAGAGAAAACCTGATCGAGATCCAATTGCTTGATTTCTGTGTACGTGAAGACCTGAATAAGGTGGCTAAACGTGTAATGACAGTAGTAGATCCGGTAAAATTAGTGATCGAAAACTATCCTGAAGATAAAGAAGAATGGGTAGAAACTGAAAATAATCCTGAACAGGAGAATGCAGGAACCAGAGAAATTCCTTTTTCTAGAGAACTGTATATCGAACGTGAAGACTTCAAAGAAGAAGCTAATAATAAATTCTTCAGACTTAAATTAGGGGGGGAAGTTCGTTTAAAATCAGCATACATTATCAAAGCTGAAAGAGTAGAGAAGGATGAAAATGGTGAAATCACTACCATCTATGCTACTTATGATGAGAAGAGTAAGTCCGGAAGCGGAACAGAAGAAAGCTTAAGAAAAGTAAAAGGAACACTTCACTGGGTGTCGGCTAAACATGCAATCCCTGTAGAAATAAGAATTTACAACCAATTGTTTACAGTAGAACAGCCTGATGCTGAAAAAGATGTAGACTTCTTAAACTTTATCAACCCCGAATCTGTAGCTACAATTCAAGGTTTTGCTGAACCAAGCCTGAAAGATGTAGCTGTGGGTGAACCACTTCAGTTCCAGAGAATCGGATACTTTACAAAAGATCAGGATTCTACGGATGATGCATTGGTATTTAACCGTACAGTAACATTAAAAGATTCTTTTAAGCCTTAA
- a CDS encoding oleate hydratase, whose translation MSTINSKFDNVLNTSDQFGKVNHEPDSSKEVQINTPEKTMPFSDQIGNYQRNKGIPLQSYENSKIYIVGSGIAGMSAAYYFIRDGHVPGKNIIFLDQLAIEGGSLDGAGNPKDGYIIRGGREMDMTYENLWDIFQDIPALELPAPYSVLDEYRLINDNDPNYSKARLIHNQGQIQDFSKFGLEKKDQLAIVKLLLKKKEELDDLSIEDYFSESFLNSNFWFFWRSMFAFENWHSLLELKLYMHRFLHAIDGMKDFSCLVFPKYNQYDTFVTPLKNFLVEKGVQIQFDTLVKDLDVHINTEGKTVEGIITEQNGEEVRISIGKDDYVIVTTGSMTESTFYGDNNTVPEVTIDNSSAGQSAGWKLWKNLAAKSEVFGKPEKFCSHIEKSSWESATLTCRPSAFTEKLKELCVNDPYSGKTATGGIITITDSNWVMSFTCNRQPHYPTQPDDILVVWVYALLMDKEGNYIKKTMPECTGNEILAELCHHLGMTDQLDNVIENTIVRTAFMPYITSMFMPRAQGDRPRVVPEGCTNLGLVGQFVETNNDVVFTMESSVRTARIAVYNLLNLNKQVPDINPLQYDIRHLLKATQALNDYKPFLGEGILRKILKNTYFEHILVDRPEEKEEHESFFMEQVGKFQDWIKGVKG comes from the coding sequence ATGAGTACGATCAATTCAAAATTCGACAACGTTTTAAATACCTCTGATCAGTTTGGGAAAGTAAATCACGAACCGGATTCAAGCAAAGAAGTTCAGATTAACACTCCTGAAAAGACCATGCCTTTTTCAGACCAGATCGGAAACTATCAAAGAAATAAAGGGATTCCTTTACAATCCTACGAAAACAGCAAAATCTATATTGTCGGAAGCGGAATTGCAGGGATGTCTGCAGCATACTATTTCATCCGTGACGGCCATGTTCCGGGTAAAAACATCATTTTCCTGGACCAGCTTGCTATAGAAGGCGGTTCATTAGATGGAGCCGGGAATCCAAAAGATGGTTATATCATCCGCGGAGGACGTGAAATGGATATGACTTATGAAAATCTATGGGATATATTCCAGGATATTCCTGCTTTGGAATTGCCTGCACCTTACAGTGTCCTGGATGAATACCGTCTCATCAATGATAATGACCCCAACTATTCAAAAGCAAGATTAATTCATAACCAGGGACAAATTCAGGATTTCAGCAAATTCGGATTGGAGAAAAAAGATCAATTGGCTATTGTCAAACTTTTATTAAAGAAAAAAGAGGAGCTTGATGATCTCAGCATTGAAGATTATTTCTCAGAATCATTCCTGAACAGTAATTTCTGGTTCTTCTGGCGTTCAATGTTTGCCTTTGAAAACTGGCACAGCTTACTGGAACTGAAGCTGTATATGCACAGATTCCTCCACGCTATTGATGGAATGAAAGACTTTTCATGCCTTGTATTCCCTAAATACAACCAGTATGATACCTTTGTTACTCCTCTAAAGAACTTCCTGGTAGAGAAAGGAGTACAAATCCAGTTCGATACTTTGGTAAAAGATCTTGATGTTCATATTAATACGGAAGGAAAAACAGTAGAAGGCATTATTACTGAACAAAATGGAGAAGAAGTAAGAATATCCATCGGAAAAGATGATTACGTAATTGTAACTACCGGATCTATGACGGAAAGTACTTTCTACGGAGATAACAATACAGTGCCGGAAGTCACCATAGACAACAGCAGTGCCGGACAAAGTGCCGGATGGAAATTATGGAAAAATCTTGCCGCCAAATCTGAGGTCTTCGGGAAACCTGAAAAATTCTGTAGCCATATTGAAAAGTCTTCATGGGAATCTGCAACATTAACGTGCCGTCCTTCTGCATTTACAGAAAAATTAAAAGAATTATGTGTGAATGATCCTTATTCCGGAAAAACAGCTACTGGAGGTATTATTACAATTACAGATTCTAACTGGGTAATGAGTTTTACCTGCAACAGACAGCCACACTACCCGACCCAGCCGGATGATATCCTAGTAGTATGGGTATATGCCTTATTGATGGATAAAGAAGGAAATTACATCAAAAAAACAATGCCAGAATGTACTGGAAATGAAATTCTTGCTGAATTATGCCATCACCTCGGAATGACAGATCAGCTTGATAATGTGATTGAAAATACAATTGTCCGTACTGCATTTATGCCTTATATTACCTCCATGTTTATGCCTAGAGCTCAGGGAGACCGTCCAAGAGTAGTTCCTGAAGGCTGTACTAACTTAGGTTTGGTTGGGCAATTTGTAGAAACTAACAATGATGTTGTGTTCACTATGGAAAGTTCTGTAAGAACAGCCAGAATAGCGGTATATAATCTTCTTAACCTCAACAAGCAGGTTCCAGATATTAACCCGTTACAGTATGATATCCGACATTTATTAAAAGCGACTCAGGCATTAAATGACTATAAACCGTTCTTAGGAGAAGGAATCTTAAGAAAAATTTTGAAAAACACTTACTTTGAGCATATACTGGTTGACCGTCCTGAAGAAAAAGAGGAACATGAATCTTTCTTTATGGAGCAGGTTGGTAAATTCCAGGATTGGATCAAAGGCGTGAAAGGCTAA
- a CDS encoding AraC family transcriptional regulator, whose amino-acid sequence MDYYALCICTAGEISVEIDHHQYKADAHSILVAAPSTIVKFLKTSQDFRMKLLFFDKNFLIKNISNPFIIEKMNLFSKGSYSIVKTTPKNALVLQDLLDYLKKKSRKQGKFTEEIVRTIIFNLLLETAEILETKHTTASDKEEGKKDLFLKFSQLIRENIRQHRTVQFYADQLCVSNKYLIEVIKKASGKTPHEVIDEALLKEAYVMLGNPDLTISEIAFELQFNSTSAFGRFFKKHTSFAPSEYRITENIQS is encoded by the coding sequence ATGGATTATTATGCGCTTTGTATCTGTACTGCGGGAGAAATAAGTGTTGAAATAGATCATCATCAGTATAAAGCAGATGCACACAGTATTCTGGTGGCTGCTCCGTCTACGATTGTAAAATTTCTGAAAACCAGTCAGGATTTCAGGATGAAATTATTATTCTTCGATAAGAATTTTCTGATCAAAAATATCTCTAACCCTTTTATCATTGAGAAAATGAACCTGTTCTCCAAAGGTTCCTACAGTATTGTAAAAACCACTCCTAAAAATGCTCTGGTATTACAAGATCTTTTGGATTACCTCAAAAAGAAATCCAGAAAACAGGGAAAATTTACTGAAGAAATTGTTCGTACCATTATTTTCAATCTTCTGCTGGAAACCGCCGAAATCCTGGAAACGAAACATACGACAGCTTCTGATAAGGAAGAAGGAAAAAAAGATCTGTTCCTTAAATTCAGTCAACTGATCCGGGAAAATATCAGACAACACAGAACGGTTCAATTCTATGCCGATCAGCTTTGTGTTTCCAATAAATACCTTATCGAGGTCATCAAAAAAGCCAGTGGAAAGACTCCGCATGAAGTTATTGACGAAGCCTTATTGAAAGAAGCTTATGTCATGCTGGGAAATCCGGATCTGACAATTTCAGAAATAGCTTTTGAACTTCAGTTCAATTCCACCTCTGCCTTTGGTCGTTTTTTCAAAAAACATACATCCTTTGCTCCTTCTGAGTACAGAATAACGGAAAATATCCAGTCCTAG
- a CDS encoding MFS transporter gives MLALVMLINRAGSMVLPFLGVYMTDHLHFSIENSGIVLSFFGIGSVIGSWLGGMVTDKIGEYRVQSLSLLLSVPLFCMIPLFETEAGLAGIILAQSIVSETFRPANSVAITKYAKPENITRAFSLNRMAVNLGFSIGPALGGILSAISYEFLFYSNALAALLAGLMYIWFFKGRAKLAKQEAKKVKEAIVIKKENSPYRDNKFLIYCILCMLFSVCFFQLFSTLTIFYKDTAHLSQQNIGYILGYSGFLIVLLEMGLVQIAEKYFTLAFTMLIGTLICGFSYAMLAFDYSMITLLVSMTLLCIGEIWTLPFMSTITALRSGANNKGAYMGLNGISFSIAFIITPYIGTLIADKLGFNTLWIGTGVLAMGIAIALYFVIPWMLKDKKKVEEDLVLKEN, from the coding sequence ATGCTGGCGTTGGTAATGCTCATCAACAGGGCAGGTTCTATGGTACTTCCATTTTTGGGAGTTTATATGACAGATCATTTACATTTTAGCATTGAGAATTCAGGGATTGTCCTGAGTTTTTTTGGAATCGGTTCGGTTATTGGTTCATGGCTGGGTGGAATGGTCACCGATAAAATTGGTGAATATAGGGTACAGAGTTTGAGTTTACTGCTCAGCGTACCTTTGTTCTGTATGATTCCTTTATTTGAGACAGAAGCTGGGTTGGCTGGAATTATTCTTGCTCAGAGTATTGTAAGCGAAACGTTTCGCCCGGCAAACTCCGTAGCGATTACCAAATATGCGAAACCGGAAAATATAACAAGAGCTTTTTCTCTGAACCGTATGGCCGTTAATCTAGGATTTTCTATAGGTCCTGCACTGGGAGGAATTCTGTCTGCTATTTCCTATGAATTCCTGTTTTACAGTAATGCGCTGGCTGCCTTATTGGCTGGACTGATGTATATTTGGTTCTTTAAAGGCCGTGCAAAATTGGCTAAACAGGAAGCGAAAAAAGTAAAGGAAGCAATAGTTATTAAAAAAGAAAATTCGCCTTATCGAGATAATAAGTTTTTGATTTACTGTATACTTTGTATGTTATTCTCTGTTTGTTTCTTCCAGCTATTCAGTACGTTGACCATTTTTTATAAAGATACTGCACATCTCAGTCAACAGAATATTGGATATATTCTTGGGTATAGCGGATTCCTGATCGTTCTATTGGAAATGGGATTGGTACAGATCGCAGAAAAGTATTTCACATTAGCGTTTACCATGCTGATTGGTACTCTCATTTGTGGGTTTTCCTATGCGATGCTGGCTTTCGACTATAGCATGATTACCTTATTGGTATCTATGACACTGCTGTGTATTGGAGAAATCTGGACGTTACCTTTTATGTCAACCATTACTGCATTACGATCCGGAGCGAATAATAAAGGAGCATATATGGGACTGAACGGGATATCATTTTCCATAGCATTTATCATTACACCTTACATAGGAACTCTGATTGCGGATAAATTAGGCTTTAACACTTTATGGATTGGAACTGGAGTATTGGCCATGGGAATTGCAATAGCTCTTTATTTTGTTATTCCCTGGATGCTTAAAGATAAGAAGAAAGTGGAGGAGGATTTAGTTTTAAAAGAAAATTAA